A stretch of Oryza brachyantha chromosome 4, ObraRS2, whole genome shotgun sequence DNA encodes these proteins:
- the LOC102721263 gene encoding uncharacterized protein LOC102721263: MQGEVDQQPMQMVLRVKHPSSLGGGGGGEEEAGEASSRSALSVFKAKEEQIERKKMEVREKVFAQLGRVEEESKRLAFIRQELEAMADPTRKEVEVIRKRIDVVNRQLKPLGKTCVKKEKEYKEILESYNEKNKEKALLVSRLIELVSESERMRMKKLEELNKTVDSLY, from the exons ATGCAGGGGGAGGTGGACCAGCAGCCGATGCAGATGGTGCTGCGGGTGAAGCACCCGTCGTcgctgggcggcggcggcggcggcgaggaggaggccggcgaggcGTCGTCGAGGTCGGCGCTGTCGGTGTTCAAGGCCAAGGAGGAGCAGAtcgagaggaagaagatggaggTGAGGGAGAAGGTGTTCGCGCAGCTCGGCCGCGTCGAGGAGGAATCCAAGCGCCTCGCCTTCATCCGACAG GAGCTGGAAGCGATGGCAGATCCAACCAggaaggaggtggaggtgatCCGGAAGAGGATCGATGTGGTGAACCGTCAACTCAAGCCTCTCGGCAAGACTTGCGTCAAGAAG GAGAAGGAATACAAAGAGATCCTGGAGTCGTACAACGAGAAGAACAAGGAGAAGGCGCTGCTTGTCAGCAGGCTAATCGAG CTGGTGAGCGAAAGCGAGAGGATGCGTATGAAGAAGCTCGAGGAGCTGAATAAGACAGTGGACTCACTCTACTAG